The genome window GATCTGGTCGTCCGCAAGGCGGAGATCGGCCCGAACGATGTCGTTCTGGAAGTCGGAGCCGGAACCGGGAGCATGACCGCGGAGCTCGCCAGCCGCGCGGGGCACGTCGTCTCGGTCGAGTACGACGCCAACATGCACATGCTCGCCAGCCGGGCGGTGCGGTCCTTCTCGAACGTGACGCTCCTCAACACGGACGCGCTCAAAGGGAAAAACCACCTCCACCCGCTGGTCCTCGAGGCCATCAACACCGCCCTCGCCGCTCACCCGGATCGCCGGCTCAAGCTGGTCGCCAACCTCCCCTACAACATCGGCACGCCGGTCATCTCGAACCTCGTGCTCCTCGACTACCCGTGGACCCGGATGGTCGTGACGATCCAGTACGAGCTCGGCCTGCGGATGCAGGCGGCCCCGCGGAGCAACGACTACGGGGGTCTTTCGGCCTGGCTCCAGTCGCAGTGCGACGTCGAGATCGTCCGCAAGATCGGCCCGAACGTCTTCTGGCCCCGCCCCAAGGTCGACTCCGCCGTCGTCCGGATCGACCCCAACGAGGAGAAGCGGCGGCAGATTTCCGACCGGCCCCGCTTCCACGAATTCCTCCGCCACCTGTTCAACCACCGCCGCAAGGTCCTCCGCGGCGTCCTGACGGGGCTGGACGACCGCCTCGGCAAACCGCAGGTCGACGAACTGCTCCGGGAACAGGGGATCATCGAGAGCGCCCGGGCCGAAGAGCTGTCCCCCCAGGAGCTCGTCCGCCTCGCCAACCGGGTCTTCGAGTGGATCGACCAGCAGTCCCGGGAGACCCCGGCCGCCGCGACAGATTGACCGCTTTCCGAACCACAGGCCTCCCGCCGCATCCCGCCCCACGAATCACCAGTCCTTTTCGAAAGTCGAAACCATGCTCGATCGCCTCATTGACAATGGACTCACCTTCGACGACGT of Planctomyces sp. SH-PL14 contains these proteins:
- the rsmA gene encoding 16S rRNA (adenine(1518)-N(6)/adenine(1519)-N(6))-dimethyltransferase RsmA — encoded protein: MERFMAVERQTRSYLMRLFQEHGFNPRHDLGQNFLIDLNIIDLVVRKAEIGPNDVVLEVGAGTGSMTAELASRAGHVVSVEYDANMHMLASRAVRSFSNVTLLNTDALKGKNHLHPLVLEAINTALAAHPDRRLKLVANLPYNIGTPVISNLVLLDYPWTRMVVTIQYELGLRMQAAPRSNDYGGLSAWLQSQCDVEIVRKIGPNVFWPRPKVDSAVVRIDPNEEKRRQISDRPRFHEFLRHLFNHRRKVLRGVLTGLDDRLGKPQVDELLREQGIIESARAEELSPQELVRLANRVFEWIDQQSRETPAAATD